One region of Rattus norvegicus strain BN/NHsdMcwi chromosome 13, GRCr8, whole genome shotgun sequence genomic DNA includes:
- the Pea15 gene encoding astrocytic phosphoprotein PEA-15, producing MAEYGTLLQDLTNNITLEDLEQLKSACKEDIPSEKSEEITTGSAWFSFLESHNKLDKDNLSYIEHIFEISRRPDLLTMVVDYRTRVLKISEEDELDTKLTRIPSAKKYKDIIRQPSEEEIIKLAPPPKKA from the exons ATGGCAGAGTACGGGACTCTCCTTCAGGACCTGACCAACAACATCACCCTTGAAGATCTGGAACAGCTCAAGTCAGCCTGCAAGGAGGACATCCCCAGTGAGAAGAGTGAAGAGATCACTACAGGCAGTGCCTGGTTTAGCTTCCTGGAGAGCCACAACAAGCTGGACAAAG ACAACCTCTCCTACATTGAGCACATCTTTGAGATCTCCCGCCGTCCTGACCTACTCACGATGGTGGTTGACTACAGAACCCGTGTGCTGAAgatctctgaggaggatgagctgGACACCAAGCTAACCCGTATCCCCAGCGCCAAGAAGTACAAAG ACATTATCCGGCAGCCCTCTGAGGAAGAAATCATCAAATTGGCTCCCCCACCAAAGAAGGCCTGa
- the Casq1 gene encoding calsequestrin-1 precursor — translation MRATDRMGARAVSKLRLALLFVLVLGTPRSGVQGEDGLDFPEYDGVDRVINVNAKNYKNVFKKYEVLALLYHEPPEDDKASQRQFEMEELILELAAQVLEDKGVGFGLVDSEKDAAVAKKLGLTEEDSVYVFKGDEVIEYDGEFSADTLVEFLLDVLEDPVELIEGERELQAFENIEDEIKLIGYFKSKDSEHYKAYEDAAEEFHPYIPFFATFDSKVAKKLTLKLNEIDFYEAFMEEPVTIPDKPNSEEEIVSFVEEHRRSTLRKLKPESMYETWEDDLDGIHIVAFAEEADPDGYEFLETLKAVAQDNTENPDLSIIWIDPDDFPLLVPYWEKTFDIDLSAPQIGVVNVTDADSIWMEMDDEEDLPSAEELEDWLEDVLEGEINTEDDDDDDDDDDDDDDDDDD, via the exons ATGAGAGCCACTGACAGGATGGGGGCCAGGGCAGTGTCCAAGCTGCGGCTGGCACTGCTGTTTGTACTGGTGCTAGGGACGCCCAGGTCAGGGGTCCAGGGGGAGGACGGGCTGGACTTCCCTGAATACGACGGTGTGGACCGCGTGATCAATGTGAACGCAAAGAACTACAAGAACGTGTTTAAGAAGTATGAGGTGCTAGCCCTCCTCTACCATGAGCCCCCCGAGGACGACAAGGCCTCCCAAAGACAATTTGAGATGGAGGAGCTAATTCTGGAG TTAGCAGCCCAAGTCCTAGAAGACAAGGGTGTTGGCTTTGGCCTGGTGGACTCTGAGAAAGATGCAGCTGTGGCCAAGAAACTAG GCCTAACTGAAGAGGACAGCGTGTATGTGTTCAAAGGAGATGAAGTCATCGAGTATGATGGCGAGTTTTCCGCAGACACTTTGGTGGAGTTTCTGCTCGAT GTCCTAGAAGACCCTGTCGAATTGATTGAAGGTGAACGAGAGCTGCAGGCATTTGAGAACATCGAGGATGAAATCAAACTCATTGGCTACTTCAAGAGCAAAGACTCAGAGC aTTACAAAGCCTACGAGGATGCAGCTGAAGAATTCCACCCCTACATCCCTTTCTTCGCTACCTTCGACAGCAAG GTGGCAAAGAAGCTGACGCTGAAGTTGAACGAGATCGATTTCTATGAGGCCTTCATGGAAGAACCTGTGACCATCCCAGACAAGCCCAACAGTGAAGAGGAGATTGTCAGCTTCGTGGAGGAGCACAGGAG ATCGACCCTGAGGAAACTGAAGCCTGAGAGTATGTATGAGACTTGG GAGGATGATCTGGATGGAATCCACATTGTGGCCTTTGCAGAGGAAGCTGACCCTG ATGGTTATGAGTTCTTAGAGACTCTCAAGGCTGTGGCCCAAGACAACACTGAGAACCCTGACCTCAGTATCATCTGGATTGACCCTGATGACTTCCCACTG CTGGTCCCGTACTGGGAGAAGACCTTTGACATCGACTTGTCAGCTCCGCAAATAGGAGTTGTCAATGTTACGGAT GCGGACAGCATATGGATGGAGATGGACGACGAGGAGGACCTTCCTTCTGCTGAGGAGCTGGAGGACTGGCTGGAGGATGTGCTGGAGGGTGAAATCAACACAGaggatgacgacgacgacgacgacgacgacgatgatgacgacgacgacgacgatgactaG